Within the Streptomyces sp. R41 genome, the region CGGGAAGCTGTAGCTGACGTTCGTGCCCAGCGTCGTGGTGTGCCCGGAGTTGGAGTACCAGGTGGAGGCGACCTCACCGCAGTGGCCGGCGGTCAGGAAGTAGTAGGTGCTCCCGCTGTGCACGTTGAAGCCGAGAGAGCAGCGGTACTGGCCGCCGTAGATGGCGTCGCCGCCGGTGATCAGCTTCTTGAACTTGCCGGCGGTGTGCTTGATGGTGAGGGCGGAGGCGTTGCTGCCCGCGTCCTTCTTGATCTTCGCGATCTCGGCCTTCGAGACCGTGCTGTCGACGGTGACGACCACGCGGTTCGTCTTGGCGTCGACCGCCCAGGCCGTGCCCGCGATGTCGGACTTGAGTACCGACTTGTTGACACTGCTCAGCTGAGTGGCGCTGAAGGTCTGGACGTCGGACGCGTTCGCGCTGGGGACCGCGAACGATGCGGCGGCCACGAGGCCGGTGGTGACGGCGATCAGCCGGGTCCGTCTCGTTATGCCACTGCGGGGGGTGGTGCGCTTGATCCTCACGTTTCGTTCCTCCGAAGGGAAGTCGGGGGCCCCTCGTGTCGTGGGGTGGGGGGCCCGTGAGGCGCAGCCGGGGGCCGCACATCCGGATTCCGGACAAGCCGTGCCCCTGACAAGCGCTGTGGGGGAGTATTCGGCCGCACGGCCGACCGGCGCAAGGGCGCCTTTCGGCCGTGCAGCGTTCAACTTACGTACCCCGTACGGGGGTTGATCTTGCGTGGCAATCTCTTGCGGAGCTCTGCGCGGGGCCCGGTTCAGACCCCGTACGGATCAGTAGATGCTGACCCCGTACGCGCTGAGCGCCTCGGTCACCGGCTGGTAGAACGTCGTGCCGCCGGTCTGGCAGTCGCCGCTGCCGCCCGAGGTGATGCCGATCGCCTTGGTGCCGTCGTACAGCGGACCGCCCGAATCTCCGGGCTCCGCGCAGACGTTGGTCTGGATCATGCCGCTCACCGTGCCGCCGCCCTGGTAGTGGACCGTGACGTTCAGCGCGGTGACGGTTCCGCTGTGGGTGCCGCTGGTCGAGCCGGTGCGCCTGACCGACTCGCCCACATAGGCGTTGGCCGCGCTGTAGCCGCCGGGGTGGCTGAGCGCGGTGTTGTCGTAGCGCACGAGCGCGTAGTCGTTGCCGGGGAAGCTGTAGCCGATGGTCGGGCCGATCAGTGTGTTGTGCGCCTGGTCGGTGTACCAGCTCTTGGCCACCTTGCCGCAGTGACCTGCGGTCAGGAAGTAGTAGGTACTGCCGCTCACCACGTTGAAGCCGAGCGAGCAGCGGTACTGGCCGCCATAGATGGCGTTGCCCGCGGAGAGCAGCGGGCTGAAGACGCCCGCGGAGCGCTGGACTCTGAGGGTGCTCGCGTCGGCGCCCGCGGCCTTCTTGATCTGCGCGATCTCCGCCTTGGAGACCGTGCTGTCCGCGGTGACGACGACGCGGCCCGAGGCCTGGTCCACATACCAGGCGGTGCCGCCGACCGAGGCGCTGTGCACGGCGTCCTCGACCTGGGCGAGTTGGGCGGCACTGGGGGCGCTGGTGCTCGTGGCCGCGGCCGTCCCGGCGCCGGGCAGGGCGACCACGGTGGTGGCGACGAGTCCCGCGGCGACGGCGAGCAGTCGGGTGCGCTTGATCCTCACTGATCCTCCTCGTGGGAAGCGGAAGGCCCTACGGGGTGGGGGCCCGTGAGACGCTGCCGAGAATGGCGTGTTCCTGACATGCACCGTTGCGAGGATGACGCCGGACCAGAACGCGCACAAGAGGCTCACAGCAGAGGAAACGGGATGGGCACGCCAACGCAACGCGCGCGCCGACGGTGGTGATGCACCGTCGGCGCGCGCGTCAGGCCGGAACGGGATCGCGTTCCGCCGACCGAGGTTCGGGCCGGGTTCCGCCGACCGGGGTTCGGGCCGGGTTCCGCCGATCAGGGGTCAGGCCAGGTCCCGGCGATCGGGGTCAGGCCAGATTCCGCTCCCCCGCCGCGATCGCGGCGCCCAGCGTGTTCCCGGGCGGCGGGAACGGGCAGATGAAGTGGTCCGCGAAGGCGCACGGAGGCAGCAGCGCCCGGTTGAAGTCCACCGTCGTACGCCCCTCCGCGTCGGGCGCCGCGGGACGCAGGAACCGGAAGCGGTAACTGCTGTCCCCGCTGGTGGCGTCGGCGAAGACGGCCCACAGCGAACCGTCGCCCTCGACCGACACCTGGAGCGTGAGGTCCTCTCCGTCCAGGGTGAAGGCGAGGACGCCGCCGAGCCCAAGACCGCGGGAGACTCCGTCCGCGTTCTCCACACGTACGGTGCGGTCCTCGCCGTACGGCGTGAAGTGTCCCGGCACCGACCAGCGCGGATCGTAGGGGGTCGCCTCGATGCCCTGGAAGGCTCCCCGCGCGGGTGCGGCGGGGTCGTAGTCGCGTACGCCCCAGATCCCTTCGCGCACCAGGACGACGAAGCGGCGCTCGCCGCGCCCGACGCGGGCCCCGGACGCCGGCCCGAGGTCGGCGTCGAGCACGACCTCGCCGGCGAAGGGCTCCCCGTCGAGGGTGAGTCCGTCCTCGGCCGTCGCCGTCAGGACGACCGCGTCGTCCTTGGCGGCCCAGTGCCCGGGGATGTCCGGAAGTCGCCCCTCCGGATAGTCCTCGATCCAGTGCGTGCCCGTGAGCGCGAGCGGTCCGTAGGGCGCGGACACCGTCTCGGTGCGGTGCTCGTGCCAGTGCTTCCAGTCCTCGGATACGTCCGTCGTCATGTGATCAACCCTTCCATACGGACTCCGCCAACCCGAGGTGTGAGCGCAGCGTCGTGCCCGTGTATTCCGTGCGGAACGCGCCGCGCTCCTGGAGCAGCGGCACCACCCGGTCCACGAACTCGTCGAGTCCGCCGGGTGTCAGATGCGGTACGAGGATGAAGCCGTCGGCGGCATCCGTCTGGACGAACTCGTCCAGCT harbors:
- a CDS encoding S1 family peptidase encodes the protein MRIKRTTPRSGITRRTRLIAVTTGLVAAASFAVPSANASDVQTFSATQLSSVNKSVLKSDIAGTAWAVDAKTNRVVVTVDSTVSKAEIAKIKKDAGSNASALTIKHTAGKFKKLITGGDAIYGGQYRCSLGFNVHSGSTYYFLTAGHCGEVASTWYSNSGHTTTLGTNVSYSFPTNDFALVRYTNSSIAHPSAVGSQTISSAATPSVGTTVYRRGSTTGTHSGRVTALNATVNYGGGDVVYQMIQTTVCAEGGDSGGPLYAGTVAYGLTSGGSGNCTSGGTTFFQPVVEALNYYGVSVG
- a CDS encoding S1 family peptidase; translated protein: MRIKRTRLLAVAAGLVATTVVALPGAGTAAATSTSAPSAAQLAQVEDAVHSASVGGTAWYVDQASGRVVVTADSTVSKAEIAQIKKAAGADASTLRVQRSAGVFSPLLSAGNAIYGGQYRCSLGFNVVSGSTYYFLTAGHCGKVAKSWYTDQAHNTLIGPTIGYSFPGNDYALVRYDNTALSHPGGYSAANAYVGESVRRTGSTSGTHSGTVTALNVTVHYQGGGTVSGMIQTNVCAEPGDSGGPLYDGTKAIGITSGGSGDCQTGGTTFYQPVTEALSAYGVSIY
- a CDS encoding DUF1684 domain-containing protein; this encodes MTTDVSEDWKHWHEHRTETVSAPYGPLALTGTHWIEDYPEGRLPDIPGHWAAKDDAVVLTATAEDGLTLDGEPFAGEVVLDADLGPASGARVGRGERRFVVLVREGIWGVRDYDPAAPARGAFQGIEATPYDPRWSVPGHFTPYGEDRTVRVENADGVSRGLGLGGVLAFTLDGEDLTLQVSVEGDGSLWAVFADATSGDSSYRFRFLRPAAPDAEGRTTVDFNRALLPPCAFADHFICPFPPPGNTLGAAIAAGERNLA